The Amycolatopsis sp. NBC_01480 genome segment CGACCGTCCACAAGAGACCGCCGAGCAGCTGCCACAGCGCGAACTGCCGCGCGGGCATCCCGGTGACGCCCACCAGCGGATTCAGCACGGTCCGCACCACCGGGATGAACCGGGCCAGCACCACGGCTTTCCCATAGCCGTAACGGGAAAGCATCGCCGAACCACGCGCGACGCCTTCGTGCACATGACGGTTCTTCACCCGCGAGAGCACCGCGCTGCCACCGCGCCGGCCGAGCAGGAAGCCGACCTGGGCGCCCGCGACCGCCCCCACCGCCGCCGCGACGATCACCGCCGGCAACGACACGTGCAGCGCCGAGCCCGCGCCGGTCGCCGCGAGCACGCCCGCGGTGAACAACAGCGAGTCGCCGGGCAGGAAGAACCCGATCAGCAGCCCGGTTTCGGCGAACATCACCACGAACACCCCGAGGGGCCCGAACGTGGCGAGCAGCGACTTCGGGTCGAGCAGGCTGCCGCCCAGCGACTCCCGCACCGCGACAGCGGCATGCACAGCGAACCCCACGGACCACTCCTCCAGCTTGCTTCTACGTTGATGTAGAAATTCTACACCAATGTAGAAGTAGGCCGGTTCACTGCTCCAGCGGCAGCAGCAGGGTGAAAACGGCGGGCCGGAGCCGGCCCAGCCGCAGCCGGCCGCCCTCGGCCTCGGCGAGCCGCCGCGCCAGCGCCAGCCCGATCCCGGTCCCGTGCGCGCCCGGCGAGCGCCGGCTGAACACATCGGTGCCGCTCTCGACGCCTTCACCCTCGTCGCCGACGTCGACCGCGAGGGCGCCGCCCGCGTCGCGGACCGTGATGGTCACCGTGCCGCCGCCGTGGCGCGCCGCGTTGTCCAGCAGCACCGTCATGATCTGCCGCAGCACCGGGCCGGACAGCCGGGCGTCCGCGACCGCGGGCTCGACCGTCAGCACGAGGCTGCGGCCACGGCCGGCGAACGCCGGGGCCCACTCCTGCTCGATGGCGGCCAGCTCTTCGCCGACGGCGGCGGCGTCCCGGACCGGCGGGGTGTCGCGGGCCAGCGCGAGCAGATCGGTGACGGTCCGGTCGAGCCGGCCCGTGGTGCCGATCCCGGCCAGGACCACCTCGCGCAGATCGGTTTCCGGGTCCTCCAGCGCCGCTTCCAGTTGCAGGCGCAGACCGGCGAGCGGCGTCCGCAGCTGGTGCGAAGCGTCGGCCGAGAACGCGCGCTCGCGGGCCAGCAGGTCGTCCAGCCGCACCGCCGTCGAGTCGAGGGACTCGCCGACCGAATCGATCTCCGGGATCCCGGCGCGCCCGGCCCGGATGGAGAAATCACCGTCGCCGAGGTCGCGGGCGGTCGCGGACAGCCGTTCCAGCGGGCGGGCCAGCCGCCGGGCCTGACGCCGGGCGACGACGTACGCCGACAGCAGCGCGACCGCGGCGAGTCCGGCCATGCCCAGCCAGGTGAGCACCGTGCGCTGGAACACCTCGGTCCGCGCGGTGGCGGCCCGCACCAGCGCCACCACCGTCCCGTCGTCGCTGATCGGCACGAGCACCACGAGTTCGTCGCCCGTGTCCGCGACCACGACTCCGCCCGCCCGCACCGCGTCGTCCGCGTTGTCGAGCGTCTGCGGACCGGCCCCGGCCAGCTGCGCGCCCGCCGGGGTGTAGACGGCGACGAACGTGGGGTCCTCGGTCGCCGGCACCTGGTCCGGGGCGCGGTGGCGCAGGATGTCGGCGGAGACTTCGAGCGCGTACCCGTCCGCGGCGCGCTCAAGTTCCGCGCGCTCCGCGGTCACGTAGTACTGCGAGACGGCGACGGCCAGCGGGATGCCGAACAGGCCGATCGCGACCAGCGCGGCGAGCAGGGTGGTCGCGACGATGCGGCGGCGCACCCGTTCAGTCCTCCGGGGCCTCGAGGCGGTAACCGTGCCGCCGCAGCGTGGCGATCTCCGGCATCGGGCCCGCGCCGCCCGCTTCGGCGAGCTTGCGGCGCAGCGCGGCGATGTGCACGTCCAGGGTCTTGGTGGAGCCGAACCAGTGCGCGTCCCACACGTCGGCCATCAGCGTCTCCCGGCTGACCGCGGTGCCCGATTCGGCCGCGAGCCGTTGCAGCAGCTCGAATTCCTTCGCCCGCAGGCTCACCTCGGCACCGTCCACAGTGACCCGTCGCGCGGCCGAGTCGATCCGCAGCCGGCCGAGGCTGACCTCCGCGGGCCCGCGGGCGACCGAATGGCGGCGCAGGTGGGCGCGCAGGCGGGCGTGCAGCTCACCGAGCGGCACCGGCTTCACGAGGTAGTCGTCCGCGCCGGCTTCGAGGCCCACGACCACGTCCATTTCGTCGCCGCGCGCGGTGAGCATGACGATCACGCAGGCGGGCTGGAGGCCGCGCAGCTCGCGGCACACCTCGGCGCCGTCCAGGTCCGGCAGGCCGAGGTCCAGCAGCACCAGCTCGCACGGCCGCTCCCCGGCGTCACGCAGCGCCGCGCGGCCCTCGGTGAACCAGGCGACCTCGTGCCCGTGCTGGGTGAGGCTCGTTTGCAGGACACCGCCGATGGTGCGGTCGTCTTCGACGAGGAGGACTCGGGCCATGCCCCGAGACTATCCGCCGTTTGCCGGATTCGCCGTTGCCCCTGGCCGGCCGCGATCATTTTGCCTTCCGCTAACCGGAAATCACCCGCATTCTCACCGCCGTCACCGCATTTCCGGGCTGGAATGCGTTTTTCCCCGGCTCTAACCTCGACTTTTCCGGGCGTGCACCAGGCCCGGAATAACTTTCGGTCATGTCCGTCGATCACCTCGTCCCGCCTACGGTCAGTCCGCGCCCGAAGCCCCGTCGCCGCCGCCGGATCGCGGTGCTGCTGATCGCGGCCCTGCTGTGTTACCCGGCGGGGACGTACGGTTATGCGCTCACCTATCCCGGCGACGCGAGCTTCGCCGTCCGGACGGTCGACTGGCTGCGGGACCTCGGCCTCGGCGGCTTGGTCAACACGGTGGAAAACTGGTGGTACACCCGGCATCCGCCGTCGACCGCCCCGCCCCCGGCGCGCGAACTGCCGCCGGCGGGCAGCAGTGCCGGGGCCACGGCCGGGCTCCGGCCGCCGGACCTCCCGGTGGGCCGGTTCGCCCCCGCGGGCGAAGGCGTGTGGACGGCCGGCGCGCATACCGGCACCCAGGTCGCCGAGTACACCACTTTCGTGCAGCCGGACCCGGCGCACGCCAGCGTGGTCGCCGGAGTCGCGTGGCTGAACCAATCCCTGGTGCGCACCCGGCTGTTCTCCGGCACGAAAGACCCCGGCGGCCCCGGCCCGGCGGCGATCCCGGACTCGCTGCGCGGCACGCTCGTCGCGGCGTTCAACTCGGGCTTCAAGCTCAAGGACTGCCAGTGCGGCTATTACCTCGACGGCACCACCGTCGCCCCGCTTCGTGACGGCGTGGCGTCGGCCGTGATCGACGACACCGGC includes the following:
- a CDS encoding sensor histidine kinase, producing the protein MRRRIVATTLLAALVAIGLFGIPLAVAVSQYYVTAERAELERAADGYALEVSADILRHRAPDQVPATEDPTFVAVYTPAGAQLAGAGPQTLDNADDAVRAGGVVVADTGDELVVLVPISDDGTVVALVRAATARTEVFQRTVLTWLGMAGLAAVALLSAYVVARRQARRLARPLERLSATARDLGDGDFSIRAGRAGIPEIDSVGESLDSTAVRLDDLLARERAFSADASHQLRTPLAGLRLQLEAALEDPETDLREVVLAGIGTTGRLDRTVTDLLALARDTPPVRDAAAVGEELAAIEQEWAPAFAGRGRSLVLTVEPAVADARLSGPVLRQIMTVLLDNAARHGGGTVTITVRDAGGALAVDVGDEGEGVESGTDVFSRRSPGAHGTGIGLALARRLAEAEGGRLRLGRLRPAVFTLLLPLEQ
- a CDS encoding phosphodiester glycosidase family protein; protein product: MSVDHLVPPTVSPRPKPRRRRRIAVLLIAALLCYPAGTYGYALTYPGDASFAVRTVDWLRDLGLGGLVNTVENWWYTRHPPSTAPPPARELPPAGSSAGATAGLRPPDLPVGRFAPAGEGVWTAGAHTGTQVAEYTTFVQPDPAHASVVAGVAWLNQSLVRTRLFSGTKDPGGPGPAAIPDSLRGTLVAAFNSGFKLKDCQCGYYLDGTTVAPLRDGVASAVIDDTGRVSVAQWGRDATMGPHIAAVRQNLDLVIDHGAPVPGLDLNPAGHWGSASNQFQYTWRSGLGTDRDGNLIFVGGGGLTLHTLAAAMVQAGIQQGMELDIHSPMVTFNSYRPDLAGSSPHKLLPAMPGQVDRYLSADQRDFFATTLRFPPPVTG
- a CDS encoding response regulator transcription factor — encoded protein: MARVLLVEDDRTIGGVLQTSLTQHGHEVAWFTEGRAALRDAGERPCELVLLDLGLPDLDGAEVCRELRGLQPACVIVMLTARGDEMDVVVGLEAGADDYLVKPVPLGELHARLRAHLRRHSVARGPAEVSLGRLRIDSAARRVTVDGAEVSLRAKEFELLQRLAAESGTAVSRETLMADVWDAHWFGSTKTLDVHIAALRRKLAEAGGAGPMPEIATLRRHGYRLEAPED
- a CDS encoding DedA family protein; translated protein: MGFAVHAAVAVRESLGGSLLDPKSLLATFGPLGVFVVMFAETGLLIGFFLPGDSLLFTAGVLAATGAGSALHVSLPAVIVAAAVGAVAGAQVGFLLGRRGGSAVLSRVKNRHVHEGVARGSAMLSRYGYGKAVVLARFIPVVRTVLNPLVGVTGMPARQFALWQLLGGLLWTVGVTLAGYALGASVPNIDSYLLPIIAVVVLVSLSPLVVEVIRARRGRA